A genomic region of Raphanus sativus cultivar WK10039 chromosome 6, ASM80110v3, whole genome shotgun sequence contains the following coding sequences:
- the LOC130495595 gene encoding 5'-deoxynucleotidase hdd1-like, with product MEKPGMIEEGPWANYFQTFGLIRRRFTSFNHRSTLPSASKKLLFLRNPTPSPTIVAVRCQNTYSDGSTEHTNHASSASSSIDFLNPLPSPQGVCVRKGWINQEINGPEPIADHMYHMSLMALIAADLTGVDRERCIKMAIVHDIAEVNGGDLDIYSITTMDGSCSCSDGELLEQIRTVSRQKGELQQQEVELRAQMMAMEIQRGFESSDLANLETRNVPESSGEAVSSLSVPSSDLASKWYNF from the exons ATGGAGAAACCA GGGATGATAGAAGAAGGCCCATGGGCTAATTATTTCCAAACGTTTGGTTTG atTCGCCGCCGCTTCACCTCCTTTAACCACCGATCGACACTCCCCTCCGCCTCTAAGAAACTCCTCTTCCTCAGAAACCCCACTCCCAGCCCCACGATCGTCGCCGTCCGGTGCCAGAACACTTACTCCGACGGCTCAACGGAACACACGAACCATGCCTCTTCTGCTTCGTCCTCCATCGATTTCCTAAACCCTTTGCCATCGCCTCAAGGTGTGTGTGTGAGAAAAGGATGGATCAATCAGGAGATCAACGGACCTGAACCGATCGCTGATCACATGTACCATATGTCTCTTATGGCTCTCATTGCTGCTGATCTTACTGGAGTTGACCGAGAAAG GTGTATCAAAATGGCAATTGTGCATGACATCGCTGAAG TGAATGGTGGTGATTTGGATATTTACTCCATTACTACGATGGATGGTTCTTGTTCTTGCTCGGATGGTGAACTCTTGGAGCAGATACGCACCGTTTCTAGGCAAAAAGGAGAGCTTCAGCAGCAGGAGGTTGAGCTACGAGCTCAGATGATGGCCATGGAGATTCAGAGAGGCTTTGAGTCTAG CGACCTAGCAAATCTAGAAACGAGGAATGTGCCTGAAAGCTCGGGTGAAGCAGTGTCTTCCTTGTCCGTGCCATCTTCTGATTTGGCTTCCAAGTggtataatttttag
- the LOC108810173 gene encoding basic leucine zipper 43: MQPQSDVFNLRNYINSSIPSPYPSHLPTSSPYPINGQNLNPFYGFQSATNIPPSMSLSSNSTSDEAEEQQPDENIINERKQRRMISNRESARRSRMRKQRHLDELWSQVMWFRVENHQLLDKLNSLSESHEKVLQENIQLKEETSELKQVISDMKIQSPFSCFRDDIIPIE; encoded by the coding sequence ATGCAGCCGCAATCAGACGTTTTCAACCTCCGTAACTACATAAACTCCTCGATCCCATCTCCATATCCTTCCCATTTACCGACATCGTCTCCATATCCAATCAACGGTCAAAACCTAAACCCCTTTTACGGATTCCAAAGTGCTACAAACATTCCACCATCCATGAGCCTAAGTAGCAACTCGACATCAGATGAAGCAGAAGAGCAGCAGCCGGACGAAAACATAATCAACGAGCGGAAGCAGAGAAGGATGATATCAAATAGAGAATCCGCAAGAAGGTCACGTATGAGGAAGCAGCGACACCTTGACGAGCTTTGGTCTCAGGTGATGTGGTTTAGGGTCGAGAATCATCAGTTGCTTGATAAACTTAACAGTCTCTCTGAGTCTCACGAAAAGGTTCTTCAAGAGAATATTCAGCTTAAAGAGGAAACATCTGAGCTAAAGCAGGTGATTAGTGATATGAAAATTCAAAGCCCTTTCTCTTGCTTCAGAGACGATATAATCCCCATCGAATAG